In Streptomyces sclerotialus, one genomic interval encodes:
- a CDS encoding DUF4129 domain-containing protein yields the protein MLAQQLAGTGDDVPVKTPRIPAREAAERELSKPRYHEYAPNPLQRALNWLWQRVDDLLGAAAGATPGGWVGLLVIALAALLLIIALRLRLGALRRTPTTGPALFTDRPRTAAEHRSAAEAHAALSDWAPAVQERMRAIVLALEERALLTPAPGRTADEAATESGRAFPAHADRLRAAARTFDAITYGHRAGTAEEYALLSALDTDLSQARPHLTTAAPGAAG from the coding sequence GTGCTCGCGCAGCAACTCGCGGGCACCGGCGACGACGTGCCCGTCAAGACGCCACGCATACCCGCCCGCGAGGCGGCGGAACGCGAACTGTCCAAGCCGCGGTACCACGAGTACGCCCCCAACCCGCTCCAGCGTGCCCTGAACTGGCTCTGGCAGCGCGTCGACGACCTCCTCGGCGCAGCCGCCGGGGCCACCCCCGGCGGCTGGGTCGGACTGCTCGTCATCGCCCTGGCCGCTCTGCTCCTGATCATCGCCCTCCGGCTGCGGCTCGGCGCCCTGCGCCGCACGCCCACCACCGGCCCCGCACTCTTCACCGACCGGCCCCGCACCGCCGCCGAACACCGCTCGGCCGCCGAAGCACACGCCGCCCTCAGTGACTGGGCCCCCGCCGTCCAGGAACGGATGCGGGCCATCGTCCTCGCCCTGGAGGAACGCGCGCTGCTCACACCGGCTCCGGGACGCACCGCCGACGAGGCGGCCACCGAGTCCGGCCGCGCCTTCCCCGCGCACGCCGACCGGCTCCGCGCCGCCGCCCGCACCTTCGACGCCATCACGTACGGGCACCGCGCCGGCACCGCAGAGGAATACGCTCTGCTCAGCGCCCTGGACACCGACCTGAGCCAGGCCAGGCCGCACCTCACCACCGCCGCCCCCGGGGCCGCCGGATGA
- a CDS encoding RDD family protein — protein sequence MNELVTGEAVVLGLRPARLPSRALAVLIDLAVAWAGYIAVSMTLLAATASLDPAAVAAVSVAAFVLVLIGIPIVVETLSHGRSLGKLACGLRVVREDGGPIRFRHALVRGAMGAIEIVLTMGVVACIASLVSARGRRLGDVFAGTVVVRERIPVPRGGAALPPPPPWLAGQLGALDLSRVPDSWWLAVRQFLARTGQLDPQVGWRMAGQLAEDFAGWTGAGLPQGMHPAAYLSAVVSERQGREARRAFGAERTSGVGGTGVPGAVEGAARAAAAGGSAVPVPAAGTEAAGTTSAARAADGSAEAERAAGAADAAPAAGAGRTTGFVPPA from the coding sequence ATGAACGAGCTGGTGACGGGTGAGGCGGTCGTCCTCGGGCTGCGGCCGGCCAGGCTGCCGAGCCGGGCGCTGGCGGTCCTCATCGACCTTGCCGTGGCCTGGGCCGGCTACATCGCCGTCTCCATGACGCTGCTCGCCGCTACGGCGTCGCTGGACCCGGCCGCGGTGGCGGCGGTTTCGGTGGCGGCCTTCGTCCTCGTACTGATCGGGATCCCGATCGTGGTCGAGACGCTGAGCCATGGCCGCTCGCTCGGGAAGCTGGCGTGCGGGCTGCGCGTGGTACGCGAGGACGGCGGTCCGATCCGCTTCCGGCACGCGCTGGTGCGCGGGGCGATGGGGGCCATCGAGATCGTGCTGACGATGGGGGTCGTGGCATGCATCGCCTCGCTGGTGTCGGCGCGCGGGCGGCGGCTCGGGGACGTGTTCGCCGGCACGGTTGTCGTGCGCGAGCGGATACCGGTGCCGCGGGGCGGTGCGGCGCTGCCGCCTCCGCCCCCCTGGCTCGCGGGACAGCTCGGCGCGCTGGACCTGTCGCGGGTGCCGGACAGCTGGTGGCTGGCCGTGCGGCAGTTCCTGGCGCGGACGGGTCAGCTGGATCCGCAGGTCGGGTGGCGGATGGCGGGGCAGCTGGCCGAGGACTTCGCAGGGTGGACGGGAGCGGGGCTGCCGCAGGGGATGCATCCCGCCGCCTATCTGTCGGCGGTGGTGTCCGAGCGGCAGGGGCGGGAAGCGCGGCGGGCCTTCGGAGCCGAGCGGACTTCCGGAGTCGGGGGGACTGGGGTTCCTGGAGCTGTGGAAGGGGCGGCCAGGGCCGCGGCGGCGGGGGGATCGGCGGTGCCCGTGCCTGCGGCCGGGACGGAGGCAGCAGGTACTACGAGTGCTGCTCGCGCCGCTGATGGCTCGGCGGAGGCGGAACGCGCGGCAGGAGCGGCGGACGCGGCACCCGCGGCGGGGGCGGGGCGTACGACGGGGTTCGTGCCGCCCGCGTGA
- a CDS encoding DUF58 domain-containing protein gives MALTGRTALLAALGALVVGLLLPGWTGILTVQLFLLAAILCDLSLAAPVRKLQFTRTGDTSVRLGDAVPTHLTITNPTGRPLRADLRDAWPPSAFHPGTEFAASRHRLRIPASERRRVTTSLHPTRRGEHRAVRITVRSYGPLGLAARQGSHHVPWAVRALPPFTSRKHLPAKLARLRELDGRTSILTRGEGTEFDSLRDYTPGDDTRSIDWRATARQQTVAVRTWRPERDRHILLALETGRTSAGRVGDIPRLDASMDAALLLAALASRAGDRVDLLAYDRRVRAAVHGRTARDLLPALTDALTPLEAELVEADARGLAAAIRRSAPRRSLIVLFTGLDAAPVEEGLLPVLPGLTRNNEVIVAAVADPRIESMARSRHTPTDVYAAAAAERTRAERLRTADRLRRNGVTVVDATPARLAPELADAYLALKASGRL, from the coding sequence ATGGCCCTCACCGGACGTACCGCACTTCTCGCGGCTCTCGGCGCACTCGTCGTCGGTCTGCTGCTCCCTGGCTGGACCGGCATCCTCACCGTCCAGCTCTTCTTGCTTGCAGCAATTTTGTGCGACCTCTCACTCGCCGCGCCAGTGCGAAAGCTGCAGTTCACCCGTACCGGCGACACATCAGTTCGACTCGGTGACGCTGTCCCCACGCACCTCACCATCACCAATCCCACCGGGCGCCCCTTGCGTGCCGACCTCCGCGACGCCTGGCCCCCCAGTGCCTTCCACCCCGGCACCGAATTCGCCGCATCACGGCACCGCCTCCGCATCCCCGCGTCCGAGCGCCGCCGCGTCACCACGTCCCTGCACCCCACCCGCCGCGGCGAGCACCGCGCCGTACGCATCACCGTCCGGTCGTACGGGCCGCTCGGCCTGGCCGCCCGCCAAGGCAGCCATCACGTCCCCTGGGCCGTCCGTGCCCTGCCGCCGTTCACCAGCCGCAAGCACCTGCCCGCGAAGCTCGCCCGCCTGCGCGAACTCGACGGCCGCACCAGCATCCTCACGCGCGGCGAGGGCACGGAGTTCGACAGCCTGCGTGACTACACCCCCGGCGACGACACCCGGTCCATCGACTGGCGCGCCACCGCACGGCAGCAGACCGTCGCCGTACGCACCTGGCGGCCCGAACGCGACCGTCACATCCTCCTGGCCCTGGAAACCGGCCGTACCTCGGCCGGCCGAGTCGGTGACATCCCCCGCCTCGACGCCTCCATGGACGCCGCGCTGCTCCTCGCGGCCCTTGCCTCCCGCGCCGGCGACCGCGTCGACCTGCTCGCCTACGACCGCCGCGTACGCGCCGCCGTCCACGGCCGCACGGCACGCGACCTGCTGCCCGCGCTGACCGACGCGCTGACTCCGCTGGAGGCCGAGCTCGTCGAGGCCGACGCTCGCGGCCTGGCGGCGGCGATCCGCCGCAGCGCCCCGCGCCGCTCCCTCATCGTGCTGTTCACCGGCCTCGACGCGGCGCCGGTCGAGGAGGGCCTGCTGCCCGTACTCCCCGGCCTCACGCGGAACAACGAGGTCATCGTGGCCGCGGTGGCAGACCCGCGTATCGAGTCCATGGCCCGGTCCCGCCACACCCCCACCGACGTGTACGCCGCGGCCGCCGCGGAACGCACGCGTGCGGAGCGCCTCCGCACCGCGGATCGACTCCGCCGCAATGGCGTCACCGTCGTCGACGCCACGCCGGCCCGTCTCGCCCCTGAACTGGCCGACGCGTACCTCGCCCTCAAGGCTTCCGGACGTCTCTGA
- a CDS encoding DUF4350 domain-containing protein translates to MTASPAYSTSVSPTAARIWSRSRGLLIALLVLALGGIVIAALKSGEQHGRLDPRSADPTGSRALATLLSERGVSTRVVTSTREAADAMGPDTTLLVTNPNLLADRQLDTLRTATGRATGRTVLLGPDQAALDALAPGVRAAEPADVTVRAPDCALPAARRAGDADLGGFRYTGSGPDAGRCYSVDGLPTLLRVPGNTAEDTGPASGSGAAAPDTVLLGSSDLLQNHRLAERGNASLALQLLGSHRHLVWYLPSVSDPSTAQNGERSFLDLIPSGWRWGLLQLAVAAVLTALWRARRLGPLVPERLPVTVPAAETTEGRARLYQQAGARDQAAAVLRSATRTRLAPLVGVPPLHVDTADVLVPAVATRLTADGGSATALHALLFGPAPEDDKALVQLADRLDDLERSILLQERHAPREHPDS, encoded by the coding sequence ATGACCGCCTCCCCCGCGTACTCCACGTCCGTCTCGCCCACCGCCGCGAGGATCTGGTCGCGCTCCCGCGGCCTGCTGATCGCGCTCCTCGTCCTCGCCCTGGGCGGCATCGTCATCGCGGCCCTGAAATCCGGCGAACAGCACGGCCGCCTCGACCCGCGCTCCGCGGACCCCACCGGCAGCCGCGCACTCGCCACCCTGCTGTCCGAACGAGGCGTCAGCACCCGCGTCGTCACCAGCACCCGCGAGGCGGCCGACGCCATGGGCCCCGACACCACCCTGCTGGTCACCAACCCGAACCTGCTGGCCGACCGGCAGCTCGACACCTTGCGTACCGCCACCGGGCGCGCCACGGGCCGCACCGTCCTCCTCGGCCCCGACCAGGCAGCGCTCGACGCCCTGGCCCCCGGAGTACGAGCCGCGGAGCCCGCCGACGTCACCGTGCGCGCACCGGACTGCGCTCTGCCCGCCGCCCGCCGCGCCGGCGACGCCGACCTCGGCGGATTCCGCTACACCGGCTCCGGCCCCGACGCCGGCCGCTGCTACTCCGTCGACGGCCTGCCCACCCTGCTGCGCGTGCCGGGCAACACGGCGGAAGACACGGGACCAGCGAGCGGCTCCGGAGCCGCCGCCCCCGACACCGTGCTGCTCGGCTCCTCCGACCTGCTCCAGAACCACCGCCTCGCCGAGCGGGGCAACGCCTCGCTCGCCCTGCAACTCCTCGGTTCGCACCGTCATCTGGTCTGGTACCTCCCCTCCGTCAGTGATCCCTCGACCGCTCAGAACGGCGAGCGCTCTTTTCTCGACCTCATCCCTTCCGGCTGGCGCTGGGGACTGCTGCAGCTGGCCGTCGCCGCCGTACTGACCGCCCTCTGGCGCGCCCGCCGGCTCGGCCCCCTCGTCCCCGAGCGGCTGCCGGTCACCGTGCCCGCCGCCGAGACGACCGAGGGCCGCGCCCGCCTCTACCAGCAGGCCGGCGCCCGCGACCAGGCCGCCGCCGTCCTGCGCTCGGCCACCCGCACCCGGCTGGCCCCCCTCGTCGGTGTGCCTCCCCTCCACGTCGACACCGCGGACGTCCTCGTCCCGGCCGTCGCCACCCGCCTCACCGCGGACGGCGGTTCCGCCACAGCACTGCACGCCCTGCTCTTCGGCCCCGCGCCCGAGGACGACAAGGCCCTGGTCCAGCTGGCCGACCGACTCGACGACCTCGAACGCTCGATCCTTCTCCAAGAGAGGCACGCACCTCGTGAGCACCCCGACAGCTGA
- a CDS encoding stage II sporulation protein M: MDLDVFVTAHRAEWARLEELLRRKRRLSGAEADELITLYQRATTHLSLLQSTAPDPAVTARLTSLVARARSAVTGARKASWRDAARFFTTSFPAALYRLRHWWIPTAILSTVVAAVIGWWIAAHPEVQASIGAPDALREMTKPGGQYETYYSSHPAASFAAQVWTNNAQAAALCLVLGAFLCVPALWVLFQNMLNVGVGIGLMASAGRLDTFLGLILPHGLLELTAVFAAGGVGLKLGWTVIDPGPRTRRDALAQEGRAALGVALGLAAVLFVSGAIEGFVTPSGLPTWARIGIGVVAELAFLAYVYGPGRRAARAGETGDIESSDRQATVPTAA; this comes from the coding sequence ATGGACCTCGATGTCTTCGTCACCGCGCACAGAGCCGAGTGGGCACGCCTCGAAGAGCTGCTGCGCCGCAAGCGCCGCCTCTCCGGCGCCGAGGCCGATGAACTGATCACCCTCTACCAGCGCGCCACCACCCACCTCTCGCTGCTCCAGTCCACCGCACCGGACCCCGCCGTGACCGCCCGGCTGACCTCCCTGGTCGCCCGGGCACGCAGCGCCGTGACGGGAGCGCGCAAGGCCTCCTGGCGGGACGCCGCCCGCTTCTTCACGACCTCGTTCCCCGCCGCGCTCTACCGTCTCCGCCACTGGTGGATCCCCACCGCGATCCTGTCCACGGTGGTCGCCGCCGTCATCGGCTGGTGGATCGCCGCGCACCCGGAGGTGCAGGCCTCCATCGGAGCGCCCGACGCCCTACGGGAGATGACCAAGCCGGGCGGCCAGTACGAGACGTACTACTCCAGCCACCCCGCCGCCTCCTTCGCCGCCCAGGTGTGGACGAACAACGCCCAGGCCGCGGCCCTCTGCCTGGTCCTCGGCGCATTCCTCTGCGTACCGGCCCTCTGGGTCCTCTTCCAGAACATGCTCAACGTGGGAGTCGGCATCGGCCTGATGGCCTCCGCGGGCCGTCTCGACACGTTCCTCGGGCTGATCCTGCCCCACGGCCTCCTCGAGCTGACTGCCGTGTTCGCCGCCGGCGGCGTGGGCCTGAAGCTGGGCTGGACGGTCATCGACCCGGGGCCCCGCACCCGACGGGACGCCCTGGCACAGGAAGGGCGCGCGGCGCTCGGCGTGGCTCTGGGACTGGCCGCCGTACTGTTCGTCTCCGGAGCCATCGAAGGCTTCGTCACGCCTTCCGGCCTGCCCACCTGGGCCCGCATCGGCATTGGCGTCGTCGCCGAACTGGCCTTCCTCGCGTACGTCTACGGGCCCGGCCGGCGCGCGGCGCGGGCAGGAGAGACCGGCGACATCGAAAGTTCCGACCGGCAGGCAACGGTCCCGACCGCTGCCTGA
- a CDS encoding AAA family ATPase, with protein sequence MSTPTADSARASLEALRTEIAKAVVGQDPAVTGLVVALLCRGHVLLEGVPGVAKTLLVRSLAAALDLGTKRVQFTPDLMPSDVTGSLVYDARTAEFSFQPGPVFTNILLADEINRTPPKTQASLLEAMEERQVTVDGTPRPLPEPFLVAATQNPVEYEGTYPLPEAQLDRFLLKLTVPLPARQDEIGILTRHAEGFSPRDLESAGLRPVAGAADLEAARAAVAKTAVSPDIAAYIVDICRATRESPSFSLGVSPRGATALLSTARAWAWLTGRDYVTPDDVKALALPTLRHRVQLRPEAEMEGVTTDSVISAILAHLPVPR encoded by the coding sequence GTGAGCACCCCGACAGCTGACAGCGCCCGAGCTTCCCTGGAGGCTCTGCGCACCGAGATCGCCAAGGCCGTCGTCGGCCAGGACCCCGCCGTCACCGGCCTGGTCGTCGCGTTGCTCTGCCGAGGCCACGTCCTGCTCGAAGGCGTGCCCGGCGTCGCCAAGACCCTGCTCGTACGCTCCCTCGCGGCAGCGCTCGACCTGGGTACGAAGCGCGTCCAGTTCACCCCCGACCTCATGCCGAGCGATGTCACCGGCTCACTCGTCTACGACGCGCGCACCGCGGAGTTCTCGTTCCAGCCGGGCCCTGTCTTCACGAACATCCTGCTCGCGGACGAGATCAACCGGACCCCGCCCAAGACGCAGGCGTCCCTCCTCGAAGCCATGGAAGAGCGCCAGGTGACCGTGGACGGCACGCCTCGGCCCCTGCCCGAACCGTTCCTGGTCGCCGCGACGCAGAACCCTGTGGAGTACGAGGGCACCTATCCCCTGCCCGAGGCCCAGCTCGACCGCTTCCTGCTCAAGCTCACGGTCCCGCTGCCCGCCCGCCAGGACGAGATCGGCATCCTCACCCGGCACGCCGAGGGCTTCAGCCCACGCGATCTCGAATCCGCCGGGCTACGCCCCGTCGCCGGCGCCGCCGACCTCGAAGCCGCCCGGGCAGCCGTCGCCAAGACCGCCGTGTCCCCCGACATCGCCGCCTACATCGTCGATATCTGCCGTGCCACGCGTGAATCCCCCTCGTTCTCCCTCGGTGTCTCCCCCCGAGGTGCCACCGCACTGCTTTCCACGGCCCGCGCCTGGGCCTGGCTGACCGGCCGTGACTACGTCACCCCCGACGACGTCAAGGCCCTGGCCCTCCCCACACTGCGCCACCGCGTCCAGCTCCGCCCCGAAGCGGAGATGGAAGGAGTCACGACCGACTCCGTCATCTCCGCGATCCTCGCCCACCTCCCCGTCCCCCGCTGA
- the ahcY gene encoding adenosylhomocysteinase → MTTAATGQDFKVADLSLAAFGRKEITLAEHEMPGLMAIRKEYAEAQPLAGARITGSLHMTVQTAVLIETLVALGAEVRWASCNIFSTQDHAAAAIAVGPNGTPDDPQGVPVFAWKGETLDEYWWCTEQALTWPNSPTGGPNMILDDGGDATLLVHKGVEYEKAGKAPSVDTAESDEHRSILQLLNRTLAETPQKWTRLASEIRGVTEETTTGVHRLYEMHRDGTLLFPAINVNDAVTKSKFDNKYGCRHSLVDGINRATDVLIGGKTAVVCGYGDVGKGCAESLRGQGARVIVTEVDPICALQAAMDGYQVTTLEEVVETADIFITTTGNKDIIMASDMAKMKHQAIVGNIGHFDNEIDMAGLAQIEGIVKDEVKPQVHTWTFPDGKVLIVLSEGRLLNLGNATGHPSFVMSNSFADQTLAQIELFTKPEQYPTDVYVLPKHLDEKVARLHLDALGVKLTTLRPEQAAYIGVEVEGPYKPDHYRY, encoded by the coding sequence ATGACGACAGCAGCCACCGGTCAGGACTTCAAGGTCGCCGACCTGTCCCTGGCCGCCTTCGGCCGCAAGGAGATCACCCTCGCCGAGCACGAGATGCCCGGTCTGATGGCGATCCGCAAGGAGTACGCCGAGGCGCAGCCGCTGGCCGGCGCGCGGATCACCGGTTCGCTGCACATGACCGTGCAGACCGCCGTGCTGATCGAGACCCTGGTCGCGCTGGGCGCCGAGGTCCGCTGGGCCTCCTGCAACATCTTCTCCACCCAGGACCACGCCGCGGCCGCCATCGCCGTCGGCCCGAACGGCACCCCGGACGATCCCCAGGGCGTTCCGGTCTTCGCCTGGAAGGGCGAGACGCTGGACGAGTACTGGTGGTGCACCGAGCAGGCTCTGACCTGGCCCAACTCGCCCACCGGCGGCCCGAACATGATCCTGGACGACGGTGGCGACGCCACCCTCCTGGTCCACAAGGGCGTCGAGTACGAGAAGGCCGGCAAGGCACCCTCGGTCGACACCGCCGAGAGCGACGAGCACCGCTCGATCCTGCAGCTGCTCAACCGCACCCTCGCCGAGACCCCGCAGAAGTGGACCCGCCTCGCCTCGGAGATCCGTGGTGTGACGGAGGAGACCACGACCGGTGTGCACCGGCTGTACGAGATGCACCGTGACGGCACCCTGCTCTTCCCGGCGATCAACGTGAACGACGCCGTGACCAAGTCGAAGTTCGACAACAAGTACGGCTGCCGTCACTCCCTCGTCGATGGCATCAACCGGGCCACCGACGTCCTGATCGGTGGCAAGACCGCCGTGGTGTGCGGTTACGGCGATGTGGGCAAGGGCTGTGCGGAGTCGCTGCGCGGCCAGGGCGCCCGGGTGATCGTCACGGAGGTCGACCCGATCTGCGCGCTGCAGGCGGCGATGGACGGCTACCAGGTCACCACCCTGGAGGAGGTGGTGGAGACGGCGGACATCTTCATCACCACCACCGGCAACAAGGACATCATCATGGCCTCGGACATGGCCAAGATGAAGCACCAGGCGATCGTGGGCAACATCGGCCACTTCGACAACGAGATCGACATGGCCGGTCTGGCGCAGATCGAGGGCATCGTCAAGGACGAGGTCAAGCCGCAGGTGCACACCTGGACCTTCCCCGACGGCAAGGTCCTCATCGTGCTCTCCGAGGGCCGGCTGCTGAACCTGGGCAACGCCACCGGGCACCCCTCGTTCGTGATGTCCAACTCCTTCGCGGACCAGACGCTGGCGCAGATCGAGCTGTTCACCAAGCCGGAGCAGTACCCGACGGACGTGTACGTGCTGCCCAAGCACCTGGACGAGAAGGTGGCCCGGCTCCACCTGGACGCGCTGGGCGTCAAGCTCACCACGCTCCGCCCGGAGCAGGCCGCCTACATCGGCGTCGAGGTCGAGGGTCCCTACAAGCCCGACCACTACCGCTACTGA
- a CDS encoding DUF7544 domain-containing protein, whose product MNNSPGWASPGSSPSDEPDRGPQEQPAPSENTTGRQPADAPTPEQGPADQQQAQQPTPAAPQAADQRPASGAPHTAGQQPSAQWAKEQPPAGQWSAPSGGAPAGGAPGAGGGGIGGDGADGGGSGWNPPGGPGPQGGPGGQPGWGAQPGWGGQQGWNGQPGPGGPNWGGGPAGWGGAWSPPPPAAKPGVIPLRPLGVSEILDGAVATMRAHWRTMMGISLVVAVITQALATVVSGVWFRGSDSLALGTDPSADLDKVMREAGGQFAAGGITWFIAMLGTVVATALITIVVSRAVLGRSVSLGEAWRDSRRQLPRLFGLLILVPLLILAAMAVALVPGILVAVAGAVPAGVALALLGALAATVAGVWLWIRYCLAAPALMLEKQGVITSMRRSAKLVRGSWWRVLGIQLLTVLIVVLVEFIVQIPATVVAFLIGGDSMADWMAGTATTGWTFLIVSGIGAVISSTVTFPISAGVTALLYMDQRIRREALDLELARAAGLPGYGADAAPAPGPTPGS is encoded by the coding sequence ATGAACAACTCTCCGGGCTGGGCCTCGCCCGGATCCTCCCCCTCCGACGAGCCGGACCGCGGCCCTCAGGAGCAGCCCGCACCGTCCGAGAACACCACCGGCCGGCAGCCCGCCGACGCGCCTACGCCCGAACAGGGCCCAGCGGACCAGCAGCAGGCTCAGCAGCCGACGCCCGCGGCTCCGCAGGCAGCGGACCAGCGGCCCGCGTCCGGAGCGCCGCACACGGCCGGTCAGCAGCCCTCCGCCCAGTGGGCCAAGGAACAGCCGCCGGCCGGACAGTGGTCCGCGCCCAGCGGCGGCGCACCGGCCGGAGGCGCGCCAGGAGCCGGCGGAGGCGGTATCGGCGGAGACGGCGCCGACGGCGGCGGTTCCGGCTGGAATCCGCCGGGCGGCCCCGGCCCGCAGGGCGGCCCCGGCGGCCAACCGGGCTGGGGTGCACAGCCCGGCTGGGGCGGACAGCAAGGCTGGAACGGACAGCCCGGCCCCGGCGGCCCCAACTGGGGCGGCGGCCCGGCCGGCTGGGGCGGCGCATGGTCCCCGCCGCCTCCGGCTGCCAAGCCCGGCGTCATCCCACTGCGCCCGCTCGGCGTCAGCGAGATCCTGGACGGCGCGGTGGCCACGATGCGGGCGCACTGGCGCACCATGATGGGCATCTCGCTCGTCGTCGCCGTGATCACGCAGGCCCTCGCCACCGTCGTCTCGGGCGTGTGGTTCCGCGGCAGCGACAGCCTGGCCCTGGGGACCGACCCGAGCGCCGATCTCGACAAGGTCATGCGCGAGGCCGGCGGCCAGTTCGCCGCCGGCGGGATCACCTGGTTCATCGCCATGCTCGGCACGGTGGTCGCCACCGCGCTGATCACCATCGTCGTCAGCCGTGCCGTCCTGGGCCGCTCGGTCTCCCTCGGTGAGGCCTGGCGCGACTCGCGCCGGCAACTGCCCCGCCTCTTCGGGCTGCTGATCCTCGTGCCGCTGCTCATCCTGGCCGCCATGGCGGTCGCTCTGGTACCCGGCATCCTGGTCGCCGTGGCCGGGGCCGTACCGGCCGGTGTGGCTCTCGCGCTGCTGGGCGCGCTCGCCGCCACGGTCGCCGGGGTCTGGCTGTGGATCCGCTACTGTCTCGCCGCGCCGGCCCTGATGCTGGAGAAGCAGGGCGTCATCACGTCCATGCGCCGCTCCGCCAAGCTCGTACGCGGCTCCTGGTGGCGGGTGCTGGGCATCCAGCTGCTCACCGTGCTGATCGTGGTGCTCGTGGAGTTCATCGTCCAGATCCCGGCCACCGTCGTCGCCTTCCTCATCGGCGGCGACAGCATGGCGGACTGGATGGCCGGCACCGCCACGACGGGCTGGACGTTCCTGATCGTGTCCGGCATCGGGGCCGTGATCAGCTCGACCGTCACCTTCCCGATCAGCGCCGGCGTCACCGCGCTGCTCTACATGGACCAGCGGATCCGCCGGGAGGCGCTCGACCTGGAGCTCGCACGCGCGGCCGGCCTCCCCGGCTACGGCGCCGACGCGGCCCCCGCCCCCGGCCCCACGCCCGGGAGCTGA